In one Pseudomonas sp. SCA2728.1_7 genomic region, the following are encoded:
- a CDS encoding bile acid:sodium symporter family protein, translating to MRALAALSRFVGNTFAYWVLIFAVIAFLQPAWFLGLKSAIVPLLGLVMFGMGLTLKLDDFAAVARHPWRVALGVVAHFVIMPGVAWLLCQVFHLPPEIAVGVILVGCCPSGTSSNVMTWLARGDLALSVAIAAVTTLLAPLLTPALIWLLASAWLPVSFMELFWSILQVVLLPIILGVVAQRLLGDKVRHAVDVLPLVSVVSIVIIVTAVVAASQAKIAESGLLIMAVVMLHNSFGYLLGYFTGRLFKLPLAQRKSLALEVGMQNSGLGAALASAHFSPLAAVPSALFSVWHNISGALLSTYFRRMSEKEDRETLAQRAAD from the coding sequence ATGCGCGCACTGGCTGCGCTCAGCCGCTTTGTCGGCAATACCTTCGCTTACTGGGTTCTGATTTTCGCGGTGATTGCGTTCCTGCAACCGGCGTGGTTCCTCGGCCTGAAAAGCGCGATCGTACCGTTGCTCGGGCTGGTGATGTTCGGCATGGGCCTGACCCTCAAACTCGACGACTTCGCTGCCGTTGCCCGCCATCCGTGGCGCGTGGCGCTGGGCGTAGTCGCGCATTTCGTGATCATGCCCGGTGTGGCGTGGTTGCTCTGCCAAGTATTCCACCTGCCGCCGGAAATCGCCGTCGGGGTTATTCTCGTCGGTTGCTGCCCGAGCGGCACGTCGTCCAACGTCATGACCTGGCTGGCCCGTGGTGATCTGGCGTTGTCGGTGGCCATTGCTGCCGTCACCACCCTCCTCGCCCCGCTGCTGACCCCGGCGCTGATCTGGCTGCTGGCCTCGGCGTGGCTGCCTGTGTCGTTCATGGAGTTGTTCTGGTCGATCCTGCAAGTGGTGTTGCTGCCGATCATTCTCGGCGTAGTTGCCCAGCGTTTGCTCGGCGACAAAGTGCGCCACGCGGTGGATGTGTTGCCGCTGGTTTCGGTGGTCAGCATCGTGATTATCGTCACCGCCGTGGTGGCTGCCAGCCAAGCGAAAATCGCCGAATCCGGTCTGTTGATCATGGCCGTGGTCATGCTGCACAACAGCTTCGGTTATTTGCTGGGCTACTTCACCGGGCGCCTGTTCAAGTTGCCGCTGGCCCAGCGCAAGTCGTTGGCACTGGAAGTGGGCATGCAGAATTCGGGGTTGGGTGCGGCATTGGCCAGCGCGCATTTTTCGCCATTGGCGGCGGTGCCGAGTGCGCTGTTCAGCGTCTGGCACAATATTTCCGGCGCACTGCTGTCGACGTACTTCCGGCGCATGAGTGAAAAAGAAGATCGCGAGACACTGGCGCAGCGAGCGGCTGACTGA
- the sugE gene encoding quaternary ammonium compound efflux SMR transporter SugE, whose protein sequence is MSWIILFFAGLFEVGWAVGLKYTDGFTRPLPTVLTVAAMAISLGLLGLAMKELPLGTAYAIWTGVGAVGTVIAGILLFGESMALIRLASVALIITGLIGLKVSA, encoded by the coding sequence ATGTCCTGGATCATTCTGTTTTTCGCCGGCCTGTTCGAAGTCGGCTGGGCCGTCGGCCTGAAATACACCGACGGTTTCACCCGCCCGCTGCCCACCGTACTGACCGTTGCGGCCATGGCTATCAGTCTGGGTCTGCTGGGTCTGGCGATGAAGGAATTGCCGCTGGGCACGGCTTATGCGATCTGGACCGGTGTCGGTGCGGTGGGCACGGTGATAGCCGGGATCTTGCTGTTTGGCGAGTCGATGGCGTTGATTCGGCTGGCCAGTGTGGCGTTGATCATTACCGGATTGATTGGCCTTAAGGTCAGCGCTTAG
- a CDS encoding MFS transporter produces the protein MSHPSQFNLLRTRRFLPFFITQSLGAFNDNVFKQSLILAILYRLTIEGDRSIWVNLCALLFILPFFLFSALAGQFGEKFAKDALIRLIKLAEIAIMAVGSVGFLFDHLSLMLVALFAMGTHSALFGPVKYSILPQALREDELVGGNGLVEMGTFLAILAGTIGAGVIMSSSHYAPLVSCAIVGIAVLGYLASRSIPRAAASSPEMRLNWNIFSQSWATLKLGLGQTPAVSRSIVGNSWFWFVGAIYLTQIPAYAKEWMHGDETVVTLILTVFSVGIALGSMLCEKLSGRKVEIGLVPFGSFGLTVFGLLLWWHSGGIPDSVTGHSWIEVLGFVHTWAVLIDILGLGVFGGFYIVPLYALIQSRTAENERARVIAANNILNALFMVVSAIVSIVLLSVAKLSIPQLFLVVSLLNIGVNAYIFKIVPEFSMRFMIWLLSHSMYRVEHRNLEAIPDEGAALLVCNHVSFVDALLIGGAVRRPIRFVMYYKIYNLPVLNFIFRTAGTIPIAGRNEDIQIYEKAFTRIAQYLKDGELVCIFPEGKLTADGEMNEFRGGLTRILEETPVPVIPLALQGLWGSFFSRDPNKGVFRRLWSRVTLVAGAPVDVDAAEPAKLQVLVGELRGAVR, from the coding sequence ATGAGTCACCCCTCACAGTTCAACCTGCTGCGCACCCGGCGCTTCTTGCCGTTCTTCATCACGCAGTCCCTCGGCGCATTCAACGACAACGTGTTCAAGCAGTCGCTGATCCTCGCCATTCTCTACCGGCTGACCATCGAGGGTGACCGTTCGATCTGGGTCAACCTGTGTGCGTTGCTGTTTATCCTGCCGTTTTTTCTGTTCTCGGCACTGGCCGGGCAGTTTGGTGAAAAGTTCGCCAAAGACGCGCTGATCCGTCTGATCAAACTCGCGGAAATCGCGATCATGGCCGTAGGATCGGTCGGTTTCCTCTTTGATCACTTGTCGCTGATGCTGGTGGCACTGTTCGCCATGGGCACGCATTCGGCGTTGTTCGGGCCGGTGAAGTACTCGATCCTGCCGCAGGCACTGCGCGAGGATGAGTTGGTAGGCGGTAACGGCCTGGTGGAGATGGGCACGTTTCTGGCGATTCTCGCCGGGACGATTGGCGCCGGGGTCATCATGTCTTCGAGTCACTATGCGCCGTTGGTGTCCTGCGCGATTGTCGGGATTGCCGTGCTGGGCTATCTGGCCAGCCGCAGCATTCCGCGCGCGGCGGCGTCCTCCCCGGAAATGCGCCTGAACTGGAATATCTTCAGCCAGTCGTGGGCGACGTTGAAACTCGGTTTGGGCCAGACGCCGGCGGTATCGCGCTCGATTGTCGGCAACTCGTGGTTCTGGTTTGTCGGGGCGATTTACCTGACGCAGATTCCGGCCTATGCCAAGGAATGGATGCATGGCGATGAGACCGTGGTCACCCTGATTCTCACCGTGTTCTCGGTCGGTATCGCGCTGGGTTCGATGCTTTGCGAGAAACTGTCCGGGCGCAAGGTCGAGATCGGTCTGGTGCCGTTCGGCTCATTCGGTCTGACCGTGTTTGGTCTGCTGCTGTGGTGGCATTCCGGGGGAATCCCCGACAGTGTCACCGGCCACAGCTGGATTGAAGTACTGGGCTTCGTGCACACCTGGGCAGTGCTGATTGACATCTTGGGCCTCGGCGTTTTCGGCGGTTTCTACATTGTGCCGCTGTATGCCTTGATCCAGTCGCGCACCGCCGAGAACGAGCGCGCGCGAGTGATTGCCGCCAACAACATTCTCAACGCGCTGTTTATGGTGGTCTCGGCCATCGTCTCGATCGTGTTGTTGAGTGTGGCCAAGCTGTCGATCCCGCAGTTGTTCCTCGTGGTGTCGCTGCTGAACATTGGCGTTAATGCCTACATCTTCAAGATCGTCCCCGAGTTCAGCATGCGTTTCATGATCTGGCTGCTCAGCCATTCCATGTACCGCGTCGAGCATCGCAATCTTGAAGCGATTCCCGATGAAGGAGCGGCATTGCTGGTGTGCAACCACGTGTCGTTTGTTGATGCCCTGCTGATTGGCGGCGCGGTGCGTCGGCCGATTCGCTTTGTCATGTACTACAAGATCTACAACCTGCCGGTGCTGAACTTTATCTTCCGTACCGCGGGAACAATTCCGATTGCCGGGCGTAATGAAGACATCCAGATCTACGAAAAGGCTTTCACGCGGATTGCTCAATATCTGAAGGACGGTGAACTGGTGTGCATCTTCCCGGAAGGCAAGCTGACGGCGGATGGCGAGATGAACGAATTCCGGGGCGGGCTGACGCGGATTCTTGAGGAGACGCCAGTCCCGGTGATTCCGCTGGCGTTGCAGGGGTTGTGGGGGAGTTTCTTCAGTCGCGATCCGAATAAAGGTGTGTTTCGGCGGTTGTGGTCGCGGGTGACGTTGGTGGCGGGTGCGCCGGTGGACGTTGATGCGGCGGAGCCGGCGAAGTTGCAGGTGTTGGTGGGGGAGTTGCGCGGCGCTGTCAGATAG
- a CDS encoding TDT family transporter, translated as MICPNSAKPGIKPFSQLQHPREVIRQFTPNWFAATMGTGVLALALAQLPLAIPGLHAIAEGLWLFNILLFSLFTAAYAARWILFFDEARRIFGHSTVSMFFGTIPMGLATIINGFLLFGLPRWGDGVIHLAEVLWWVDVAMSLACGVLIPYMMFTRQEHSIDQMTAVWLLPVVAAEVAAASGGLLAPHLTDAHSQLVVLTTSYVLWAFSLPVAFSILTILLLRMALHKLPHENMAASSWLALGPIGTGALGMLLLGGDAPAIFAANGLPGIGEIASGLGLIAGITLWGFGLWWMLMALLITVRYLRDGIPFNLGWWGFTFPLGVYSLATLKLASTLNLTFFSVVGTLLVMLLAVMWLIVGKRTVQGAWRGELFVSPCIAGLKK; from the coding sequence ATGATTTGCCCCAACAGCGCCAAACCCGGCATCAAGCCGTTCAGCCAGCTACAGCATCCTCGCGAAGTGATCCGCCAGTTCACCCCGAACTGGTTTGCCGCCACCATGGGCACGGGTGTGCTGGCGTTGGCGCTGGCGCAACTGCCCTTGGCCATTCCAGGCCTGCACGCCATCGCTGAAGGTTTGTGGTTGTTCAACATCCTGTTGTTCAGCCTGTTTACCGCTGCCTATGCCGCGCGCTGGATCTTGTTCTTCGATGAAGCGCGGCGGATTTTCGGCCACTCCACGGTGTCGATGTTCTTCGGCACCATTCCCATGGGCCTGGCGACGATTATCAACGGTTTTCTGCTGTTCGGCCTGCCACGTTGGGGCGACGGCGTGATTCATCTCGCCGAAGTGTTGTGGTGGGTCGATGTGGCCATGTCGCTGGCCTGTGGTGTGTTGATTCCGTACATGATGTTTACCCGCCAGGAACACAGCATCGACCAGATGACTGCGGTTTGGCTGCTGCCGGTCGTGGCAGCAGAAGTGGCGGCGGCCAGCGGTGGTTTGCTTGCACCGCATCTCACCGATGCTCACTCACAACTGGTGGTGCTGACGACGAGCTACGTGCTCTGGGCCTTTTCCCTACCGGTAGCGTTCAGCATTCTGACGATCCTGCTGCTGCGCATGGCCCTGCATAAACTGCCCCACGAAAACATGGCAGCCTCGAGCTGGCTGGCTCTCGGCCCAATCGGCACCGGTGCGCTGGGCATGTTGCTGCTCGGTGGAGATGCGCCTGCGATCTTCGCGGCGAATGGTCTGCCAGGCATCGGTGAAATCGCCTCGGGTCTTGGGCTTATTGCAGGGATCACCCTGTGGGGCTTTGGTCTGTGGTGGATGTTGATGGCGTTGCTGATCACCGTGCGCTACCTGCGCGACGGCATTCCGTTCAACCTCGGCTGGTGGGGCTTTACCTTTCCGTTGGGCGTGTATTCGCTGGCAACCCTGAAACTGGCGAGCACCCTGAACCTGACGTTTTTCAGCGTCGTCGGCACGCTGTTGGTGATGTTGCTGGCGGTGATGTGGCTGATTGTCGGTAAACGCACGGTGCAAGGCGCCTGGCGTGGCGAGCTGTTCGTCTCGCCGTGCATCGCAGGTTTGAAGAAATAA
- a CDS encoding cupin domain-containing protein has protein sequence MKIIRSKTFTAERAWGALDIANMNGITTRLHWTDQPYKWHVNDGEEVFVVLDGQVLMHYREQGEEKQVQLDVGDIFYASVGTEHVAHPQGAARILVIESEGSV, from the coding sequence ATGAAGATTATCCGCAGCAAGACTTTCACCGCCGAGCGCGCCTGGGGCGCGCTGGACATCGCCAATATGAACGGCATCACCACGCGCCTGCACTGGACGGATCAGCCGTACAAATGGCACGTCAATGACGGCGAGGAAGTGTTTGTGGTGCTCGATGGCCAAGTGCTGATGCATTACCGCGAGCAGGGCGAAGAAAAACAGGTGCAGCTGGATGTCGGCGACATCTTCTATGCGAGCGTCGGCACCGAGCACGTCGCCCATCCGCAGGGTGCAGCGCGGATTCTGGTAATCGAGAGCGAAGGCAGCGTCTGA
- a CDS encoding MFS transporter, with protein MNSAVSHRSNLWFLAITLLSFLAASTAPTPLYHLYQDQLHFSATVLTLIFGVYALSLLAALLTVGSLSDHLGRKPVIFTSVLLNALAMLLFIYADSVSGLIAARVLQGFATGMATAVLSATLLDTDRQQGPLINSVAPLLGMALGGMGCGLLAEFAPAPLQLTYWLLLALFVLQALYVWRLPESVTPQAGAWASLRPTLHVPVQARSTLWRVLPLNTATWALGGFYASLAPSLVRTATGSTSNLIGGATVAALTVTGALMIFTLRNRPATRALQLGASLLPIGLVLILLGVHSASLALFFLGTLVAGCGFGSGFLGAVRSLVPLALAHERAGLMAAYYVLSYLAFCLPALLAGHLSRSYGLLATTDGYGAVLIVLAVGALLLSLRPAPAKVCRAP; from the coding sequence ATGAATAGCGCTGTTTCACATCGTTCGAATCTGTGGTTTCTGGCAATCACCTTACTCAGTTTTCTCGCCGCTTCCACTGCGCCGACGCCGTTGTATCACTTGTATCAGGATCAACTGCATTTCTCGGCAACGGTGCTGACCCTGATTTTCGGGGTCTACGCCCTGAGTCTGCTGGCGGCGCTACTGACCGTCGGTTCGCTGTCGGATCACCTCGGGCGCAAACCGGTGATCTTCACTTCGGTGCTGCTCAACGCGTTGGCGATGTTGCTGTTCATTTATGCCGACAGCGTCAGTGGGTTGATCGCAGCACGCGTACTGCAAGGCTTCGCTACTGGCATGGCCACCGCCGTTTTGAGTGCCACGTTGCTGGACACCGATCGTCAGCAAGGGCCGTTGATCAACAGTGTCGCGCCGTTGCTGGGCATGGCGCTGGGTGGCATGGGCTGCGGATTGCTGGCCGAGTTCGCCCCCGCGCCGTTGCAACTGACTTACTGGCTGCTGCTGGCGCTGTTTGTATTGCAGGCGTTATACGTTTGGCGTCTGCCGGAAAGCGTTACGCCGCAAGCCGGAGCGTGGGCATCGTTGCGGCCGACTTTGCATGTGCCGGTGCAGGCACGTTCAACGTTGTGGCGCGTGTTGCCGCTGAATACGGCAACCTGGGCGCTCGGTGGTTTCTACGCCTCCCTCGCGCCATCGCTGGTGCGCACCGCCACCGGTTCGACTTCCAATCTGATCGGCGGCGCAACCGTGGCTGCCCTGACCGTGACCGGTGCATTGATGATTTTCACGCTGCGCAATCGTCCCGCGACAAGGGCATTGCAGTTGGGCGCGAGCCTGTTGCCGATCGGACTGGTGTTGATTCTGCTGGGGGTGCACAGCGCCAGCCTGGCGTTGTTTTTCCTTGGCACGCTGGTGGCCGGTTGCGGCTTTGGTTCGGGATTTCTCGGTGCCGTACGCAGCCTGGTGCCGCTGGCCTTGGCCCATGAGCGCGCGGGATTGATGGCGGCCTATTACGTGCTCAGTTATCTGGCGTTCTGCTTGCCGGCGTTGCTCGCCGGGCACTTGTCGCGCAGCTACGGTTTGCTGGCGACCACCGATGGTTACGGTGCGGTGTTGATTGTGCTGGCCGTCGGCGCGTTGTTGCTTAGCCTGCGTCCTGCGCCGGCCAAAGTGTGCCGCGCTCCATAA
- a CDS encoding TetR/AcrR family transcriptional regulator, whose protein sequence is MAIKEGLRPGGRSARVQDAIHSAVRALLQEQERSTVTVPQIAARAGVTPSTIYRRWGDLSALLADVALARMRPDSEPAQTGSLRSDIRAWAEQYLDEMSSEPGRNMMRDVQASATPGYCVTIIGAQLQTIIERHPDEAAPSVDRLINLVVAPVVFRILFSAALEVEELHYLIDIALRLD, encoded by the coding sequence ATGGCTATTAAAGAAGGTTTACGCCCCGGCGGCCGCAGTGCCCGGGTGCAAGATGCAATTCATTCGGCAGTTCGCGCACTTCTGCAAGAACAGGAGCGCTCGACCGTGACCGTCCCGCAAATCGCCGCTCGCGCAGGAGTTACACCCTCGACGATTTATCGGCGTTGGGGTGATCTTTCGGCGTTATTGGCCGACGTCGCCCTCGCCCGCATGCGCCCCGACAGCGAGCCGGCGCAAACCGGCAGTTTGCGCAGCGATATTCGCGCGTGGGCCGAGCAGTATCTCGATGAGATGAGCTCCGAGCCTGGGCGCAACATGATGCGCGACGTTCAGGCGAGCGCTACGCCGGGCTATTGCGTGACGATCATTGGTGCGCAATTGCAGACGATCATCGAGCGACATCCCGATGAGGCGGCGCCGAGTGTTGATCGGTTGATCAATCTGGTGGTCGCGCCGGTGGTGTTTCGGATTCTGTTTTCGGCGGCGCTGGAAGTGGAAGAATTGCATTATCTGATCGATATCGCGCTGCGGCTGGACTGA
- a CDS encoding PAS domain-containing hybrid sensor histidine kinase/response regulator, whose amino-acid sequence MSLSTGLIAAVALAYMAIMFAIAFYGDRRSAPLPPRMRAWVYSLSLAVYCTSWTFFGAVGQAAEQLWSFLPIYLGPILLLVGAPWVLQKMVMISKQENITSIADFIAARYGKSQSLAVVVALICLVGVLPYIALQLKGIVLGVNLLIGAGADAMGTRAQDTALIVSLVLALFTIVFGTRNLDATEHHRGMVLAIAFESLVKLFAFLAVGAFVTYGLYDGFDDLFNQAMLAPRLEEYWKETINWPSMVVQTGVAMMAIICLPRQFHVTVVENIDPQDLRLAKWVFPAYLALAALFVVPIALAGQMLLPSDVLPDSFVISLPLAQAHPALAMLAFIGGASAATGMVIVASVALSTMVSNDMLLPWLLRRNNAERPFEVFRQWMLSVRRVSIVVILLLAYVSYRLLGSTASLATIGQIAFAAVTQLAPAMLGALYWKQANRRGVFAGLAAGTFLWFYTLILPIAAHSLGWSLSSFPGLAWLHSNPLNLPITPLTQGVVLSLAGNFTLFAWVSVLSRTRVSEHWQAGRFIGQEISARPSARSMLAVQIDDLLQLAARFVGEERARQSFIRFAYRQGKGFNPNQNADGEWIAHTERLLAGVLGASSTRAVVKAAIEGREMQLEDVVRIADEASEVLQFNRALLQGAIENITQGISVVDQSLKLVAWNRRYLELFNYPDGLISVGRPIADIIRYNAERGLCGPGEAEVHVARRLHWMRQGRAHTSERLFPNGRVIELIGNPMPGGGFVMSFTDITAFREAEQALTEANEGLEQRVSERTQELSQLNVALTEAKGTAEAANQSKTRFLAAVSHDLMQPLNAARLFSAALSHQDDGLSSEAQKLVQHLDSSLRSAEDLISDLLDISRLENGKINPDRKPFAVNELFDILGAEFKALAQEQGLTFRVRGSHLRIDSDIKLLRRILQNFLTNAFRYAKGPVLLGVRRRGGELCLEVWDRGPGIPEDKQQVIFEEFKRLDSHQTRAEKGLGLGLAIADGLCRVLGHTLRVRSWPGRGSVFSVSVPLARSQAVPASAAVELNGKLLSGAQVLCIDNEDSILIGMNSLLSRWGCQVWTARNREECAALLSDGVRPQLALVDYHLDHGDTGTELMAWLRTTLGEPVPGVVISADGRPEMVAQVHAAGLDYLPKPVKPAALRALLSRYLPL is encoded by the coding sequence ATGTCGCTGTCCACCGGGCTGATCGCCGCCGTCGCCCTGGCCTATATGGCCATCATGTTCGCCATCGCCTTCTACGGCGACCGCCGCAGCGCGCCGTTGCCGCCGCGCATGCGTGCCTGGGTGTACAGCCTGTCGCTGGCGGTTTACTGCACCAGCTGGACGTTCTTCGGCGCAGTCGGTCAGGCGGCCGAACAACTGTGGTCATTCCTGCCGATTTACCTCGGGCCGATCCTGCTGTTGGTGGGCGCGCCGTGGGTTCTGCAAAAAATGGTGATGATCAGCAAACAGGAGAACATCACCTCCATCGCTGACTTTATCGCCGCGCGTTACGGCAAATCACAATCGCTGGCGGTGGTCGTGGCGCTGATTTGTCTGGTCGGCGTCCTCCCCTACATTGCCCTGCAACTCAAAGGCATCGTCCTCGGCGTAAACCTGTTGATCGGTGCCGGTGCCGACGCCATGGGCACCCGCGCCCAGGACACCGCGCTGATCGTGTCGCTGGTGCTGGCGCTGTTCACCATCGTTTTCGGTACGCGCAACCTCGACGCCACCGAGCACCACCGGGGCATGGTGCTGGCGATTGCCTTTGAGTCGCTGGTCAAACTGTTCGCGTTTCTCGCCGTCGGCGCCTTCGTCACCTATGGCCTGTATGACGGTTTCGATGACCTGTTCAACCAGGCCATGCTCGCCCCGCGCCTCGAGGAATACTGGAAAGAAACCATTAACTGGCCGTCGATGGTGGTACAAACCGGCGTGGCGATGATGGCGATCATCTGCCTGCCCCGGCAGTTCCACGTCACGGTGGTGGAGAACATCGATCCGCAGGATCTGCGTCTGGCCAAATGGGTGTTTCCCGCTTATCTCGCTTTGGCAGCGCTGTTTGTAGTCCCGATCGCCCTGGCCGGTCAGATGCTGCTGCCCAGCGACGTGCTGCCCGACTCTTTCGTGATCAGCCTGCCACTGGCGCAGGCGCATCCGGCGCTGGCGATGCTGGCGTTTATTGGCGGCGCGTCAGCGGCCACGGGCATGGTGATTGTCGCCAGCGTGGCGTTGTCGACCATGGTTTCCAACGACATGCTGTTGCCGTGGTTGCTGCGCCGCAATAACGCCGAGCGCCCGTTCGAAGTGTTCCGCCAGTGGATGCTGTCGGTGCGGCGCGTGAGCATCGTGGTGATTCTGTTGCTGGCGTACGTCAGCTATCGCCTGCTCGGCTCGACCGCGAGTCTGGCGACCATCGGCCAGATCGCCTTCGCTGCGGTGACCCAACTGGCGCCAGCGATGCTCGGCGCGCTGTACTGGAAACAGGCCAACCGCCGCGGTGTTTTCGCCGGTTTGGCGGCGGGTACATTCCTCTGGTTCTACACGTTGATCCTGCCGATTGCCGCGCACAGCCTTGGCTGGTCGCTAAGCAGTTTTCCGGGGCTGGCGTGGTTGCACAGTAATCCGCTGAACCTGCCGATTACCCCGCTGACCCAAGGTGTGGTGCTGTCGCTGGCGGGTAACTTCACGCTGTTTGCCTGGGTCTCGGTGCTGTCGCGTACTCGCGTCTCGGAGCACTGGCAGGCCGGGCGTTTCATCGGTCAGGAGATCAGTGCGCGGCCGAGTGCCCGTTCGATGTTGGCGGTGCAGATTGACGACTTGCTGCAATTGGCCGCGCGCTTTGTCGGTGAGGAACGTGCGCGCCAGAGCTTTATTCGCTTCGCCTATCGCCAAGGTAAAGGCTTCAACCCGAACCAGAATGCCGACGGCGAATGGATCGCCCACACCGAGCGCTTGCTGGCCGGTGTGCTTGGCGCTTCTTCGACACGTGCTGTAGTAAAAGCCGCCATCGAAGGTCGGGAAATGCAACTGGAGGATGTAGTCCGCATCGCCGACGAAGCCTCGGAAGTGCTGCAGTTCAACCGCGCCCTGCTGCAAGGGGCGATCGAGAACATTACCCAAGGCATCAGCGTGGTCGACCAGTCGTTGAAACTGGTGGCGTGGAACCGGCGTTATCTGGAACTGTTCAACTACCCCGACGGTTTGATCAGTGTCGGCCGACCGATTGCCGACATTATTCGCTACAACGCCGAGCGCGGTTTGTGCGGCCCCGGCGAAGCAGAGGTCCACGTTGCCCGCCGTCTGCACTGGATGCGTCAGGGCCGCGCGCATACGTCTGAGCGGCTGTTCCCCAACGGCCGAGTGATCGAGTTGATCGGCAATCCGATGCCGGGCGGCGGCTTCGTCATGAGTTTCACCGACATCACCGCGTTCCGCGAAGCCGAACAAGCGCTGACCGAGGCCAACGAAGGGCTCGAGCAACGCGTCAGCGAACGCACTCAGGAACTGTCGCAACTCAACGTCGCGCTGACCGAAGCCAAGGGCACCGCCGAGGCGGCCAACCAGTCGAAAACCCGCTTCCTCGCGGCGGTCAGCCATGACTTGATGCAACCACTGAACGCCGCCCGACTGTTTTCCGCCGCCCTCTCCCATCAGGACGACGGCTTGAGCAGCGAGGCGCAGAAACTGGTGCAACACCTCGACAGTTCGCTGCGCTCAGCCGAGGACTTGATCAGCGATCTGCTGGATATTTCCCGCTTGGAAAACGGCAAGATCAATCCGGATCGCAAGCCGTTCGCCGTCAATGAGTTGTTCGACATTCTCGGTGCCGAGTTCAAGGCGCTGGCCCAGGAACAAGGTTTGACCTTCCGTGTGCGCGGCAGTCATTTGCGCATCGACAGCGACATCAAATTACTGCGACGGATTCTGCAGAACTTCCTTACTAACGCCTTCCGTTACGCCAAAGGCCCGGTGCTGCTGGGTGTGCGTCGACGTGGCGGCGAACTGTGCCTGGAAGTGTGGGATCGCGGGCCGGGTATTCCAGAAGATAAACAACAGGTGATTTTCGAGGAATTCAAACGCCTCGACAGCCATCAGACCCGCGCCGAAAAAGGCCTCGGGCTGGGTTTGGCAATTGCCGATGGTTTGTGCCGTGTACTCGGGCATACCTTGCGTGTGCGTTCGTGGCCGGGGCGCGGCAGTGTGTTCAGCGTCAGCGTGCCGCTGGCTCGCTCACAAGCCGTGCCGGCGAGCGCCGCCGTTGAATTGAATGGCAAATTGCTGAGCGGCGCGCAGGTGCTGTGCATCGACAATGAAGACAGCATTCTGATCGGCATGAACAGCCTGCTGAGCCGCTGGGGTTGCCAGGTGTGGACGGCGCGCAACCGTGAGGAATGCGCGGCGCTGCTGAGTGACGGCGTGCGACCGCAACTGGCGTTGGTCGACTATCACCTCGACCACGGCGATACCGGCACCGAGTTGATGGCGTGGTTGCGCACCACGTTAGGCGAGCCGGTGCCGGGGGTGGTGATCAGTGCTGACGGGCGACCGGAGATGGTCGCGCAGGTGCATGCGGCGGGGCTGGATTATCTGCCGAAACCGGTGAAGCCGGCGGCGTTGCGGGCGTTGTTGAGTCGGTATTTGCCGCTGTAA